Proteins encoded by one window of Rutidosis leptorrhynchoides isolate AG116_Rl617_1_P2 chromosome 7, CSIRO_AGI_Rlap_v1, whole genome shotgun sequence:
- the LOC139859025 gene encoding uncharacterized protein has product MEEEIGKPMSDKHDDSTAITRSGQSVFMSVYKTKVGDQCWLITITWCKNMLLHGLSVSIDGPRAETTCKVELKPWYFWRKQGSKSFVLDGKAIDVFWDLKSAKFHGETEPISEYYVAVVYDDEVVLLLGDLKKDAYRKTGCRPSLIDPVLISRKEHVFGKKKFLTRVKFHEKGRFHEISIEAKNINMDHGVDSEMEIRIDGHLMIHVKHLQWKFRGNESLNFKKVNLEIYWDVHDWFFSHGLRHALFIINLTSPGTYPATMTSSPSGSSGSSEGFDSSGLYEFCLFLYAWKVE; this is encoded by the coding sequence ATGGAAGAAGAGATTGGGAAGCCAATGAGTGACAAGCACGATGACTCGACCGCTATAACAAGGTCTGGTCAAAGCGTTTTCATGTCCGTTTACAAGACTAAAGTGGGTGATCAATGTTGGTTGATCACCATCACTTGGTGCAAGAACATGTTACTTCATGGTTTATCGGTTTCAATAGATGGCCCACGAGCCGAAACCACATGTAAAGTTGAGCTAAAACCATGGTATTTTTGGAGAAAACAAGGATCGAAAAGCTTTGTGTTGGATGGTAAGGCGATCGATGTTTTTTGGGACTTGAAATCCGCTAAGTTTCATGGTGAAACCGAACCAATCTCTGAATATTATGTAGCAGTAGTTTATGATGATGAAGTTGTTCTTTTACTTGGTGATTTGAAGAAAGATGCTTATAGGAAAACAGGTTGCAGGCCTTCTTTAATCGATCCAGTTTTGATATCACGAAAGGAACATGTTTTCGGGAAGAAAAAGTTTTTAACACGAGTAAAGTTTCACGAAAAGGGACGATTTCATGAAATATCGATTGAAGCGAAGAATATTAACATGGATCATGGGGTTGATTCGGAAATGGAGATAAGAATAGATGGGCATTTGATGATTCATGTGAAGCATCTTCAATGGAAATTTAGAGGTAATGAATCTTTAAATTTCAAGAAAGTAAATCTTGAAATTTATTGGGATGTTCATGACTGGTTTTTTAGTCATGGTTTAAGGCATGCACTCTTTATAATTAATTTGACATCTCCGGGAACATATCCGGCGACAATGACGTCATCACCTTCAGGAAGTAGTGGTTCATCAGAAGGGTTTGATTCAAGTGGGTTGTATGAGTTTTGTCTTTTTCTTTATGCTTGGAAGGTTGAATAA
- the LOC139857317 gene encoding probable serine/threonine-protein kinase WNK3, with protein sequence MPLESSMSDHEPDDSDTDFVEIDPSGRYGRYKEVLGKGAFKKVYKAFDELEGIEVAWNQIKFSDFLRNPEELERLYSEVHLLKTLKHKNIIKFYNSWVDTTNEHINFITEIFTSGTLRQYRKKHKHVDLRALKKWSKQILEGLLYLHSHDPPIIHRDLKCDNIFVNGNQGEVKIGDLGLAAILQQARSAHSVIGTPEFMAPELYEEEYNELVDIYAFGMCLLELVTFEYPYCECANAAQIYKKVTSGVKPASLAKVKDPEIKSFIEKCIAKVADRLSAKELLMDKFLRDERTDGLNKPGSSNSSSDLHHDKLDNGETSAMPDTARDFTVKGQMRDLNTVFLKLRIEDATGHVQNIHFPFDTDNDTSIAVASEMVQELALTDQDVSMIAEMIDAEIRSCIPDWAPRDYYDDQEDNEPSGSIDSTSDHQNETPTSSTIKSCSSPGLLALERLPSGRKYWSDSPKGSFSPLRPRPSNVSEDTTQSGPACSQEHTRKDEDGDDDDKEDEDDNEEDEDEGKNEDEDANVETVVQKLENLLIEQQKEMEELKKKHDLLVSDVLKKLPPEARQEVVTICKVNVSEESSM encoded by the exons ATGCCATTGGAATCGTCGATGTCAGATCATGAACCGGACGATTCGGATACTGATTTCGTTGAAATCGATCCTTCCGGTCGGTACGGTCGG TATAAAGAGGTACTTGGGAAAGGAGCTTTTAAAAAAGT ATACAAAGCATTTGATGAACTGGAAGGGATAGAAGTAGCTTGGAATCAAATAAAGTTTTCTGATTTTTTAAGAAACCCCGAGGAGTTGGAGCGCTTATATTCGGAAGTGCATTTGCTTAAAACACTAAAGCATAAAAACATTATCAAGTTTTACAATTCATGGGTTGATACAACGAATGAGCACATCAACTTTATTACCGAGATTTTCACCTCTGGAACGTTAAGACA GTATCGTAAGAAGCATAAGCATGTAGATTTGAGAGCTTTAAAAAAGTGGTCTAAACAGATATTGGAAGGACTTTTGTATCTTCATAGTCATGACCCGCCCATTATACATCGTGATTTGAAATGTGACAACATTTTTGTTAATGGGAATCAAGGAGAGGTTAAAATTGGGGACCTTGGGCTTGCTGCTATCCTTCAGCAGGCCCGTTCCGCTCACAGTGTCATTG GTACCCCTGAGTTCATGGCACCAGAGCTCTATGAGGAGGAATACAATGAACTTGTAGATATATATGCCTTCGGAATGTGCTTACTAGAATTGGTGACATTTGAGTATCCTTATTGTGAATGCGCAAATGCTGCTCAGATATATAAAAAAGTGACATCG GGTGTCAAACCGGCTTCATTAGCAAAAGTGAAGGATCCTGAAATCAAATCATTTATAGAGAAGTGTATCGCTAAAGTAGCTGATAGGTTATCTGCCAAGGAACTGCTGATGGATAAGTTTTTGCGTGATGAGCGTACAGATGGTTTAAATAAACCAGGTTCATCAAATTCCAGTTCAG ATCTTCATCACGATAAGCTTGACAATGGTGAAACTTCGGCTATGCCTGATACTGCTAGGGATttcacagtcaaaggtcaaatgagagACCTCAACACGGTATTCCTAAAACTACGAATTGAAGACGCCACAG GTCATGTGCAGAACATTCACTTCCCATTTGACACCGATAACGATACATCGATTGCTGTTGCTAGTGAAATGGTTCAAGAACTAGCCTTAACCGATCAAGATGTCTCCATGATTGCTGAAATGATCGATGCAGAAATTCGATCGTGCATTCCTGATTGGGCCCCACGTGACTACTATGATGATCAAGAAGACAATGAACCTTCAGGCTCCATTGACTCCACCTCTGACCATCAAAACGAAACGCCGACTTCTTCAACCATTAAATCTTGCAGTTCACCTGGTCTTTTAGCTCTCGAACGTTTACCCTCAGGTCGAAAATATTGGAGTGATTCGCCAAAAGGCTCTTTCTCCCCACTTAGACCACGTCCCTCGAATGTCTCAGAAGATACCACTCAATCGGGACCCGCGTGCAGTCAAGAGCACACACGAAaagatgaagatggtgatgatgatgataaagaagatgaagatgataatgaagaagatgaagatgaaggtaAGAATGAAGATGAAGATGCTAATGTTGAAACAGTTGTGCAAAAGCTTGAAAATTTGTTGATTGAACAACAAAAAGAAATGGAAGAACTTAAAAAGAAACATGATTTGCTTGTATCAGATGTTTTGAAGAAACTTCCTCCCGAAGCTCGTCAAGAAGTTGTGACTATCTGTAAAGTCAACGTATCTGAGGAATCATCCATGTAA